Proteins from a single region of Aureibacter tunicatorum:
- a CDS encoding DUF4105 domain-containing protein — MANKFKMLLILILLSQQAFALTELSDKAKLSILTCESGPALYEAFGHSTFRIKDPKLGIDKIYNYGVFDFNAPNFYVKFCQGKMDYMLGTSATSRYFRMYKYHNQGIREQILNLGHDDVKKVYAYLENNAKDENKFYRYDFFFDNCATKLKVVLEEAIPDKKFIFPQENNELTFRDLIDSQLAYNSWGDFGIDIALGSVIDTLALPENYAFLPLHLEATIAQASIIDNNQPQALVASSKTLLPYNQFERKDAFFKPIHLTLIILIITCLVFYFEAKKEKYFAWYDRIFFSIIGLVGLLVTVLWFGTEHTATYWNYNILWANPTHLLVIPILTNKKFARIVRLHFIFWGLVAVAVLAFGWLMPQNFHIAFYPLILAIALRSYQIIFQNIKRNVNEQLEEHLNEMKK, encoded by the coding sequence ATGGCTAACAAATTTAAAATGCTCCTAATTTTAATTTTATTATCTCAGCAAGCCTTTGCCCTGACAGAGCTTTCGGATAAAGCCAAACTAAGCATACTTACATGCGAATCAGGCCCAGCTCTATATGAAGCGTTTGGGCATAGCACATTCAGAATCAAAGATCCGAAACTGGGCATAGACAAAATATACAACTATGGAGTATTTGATTTCAATGCCCCCAATTTTTACGTGAAATTTTGCCAAGGGAAAATGGATTATATGCTAGGCACTTCAGCCACAAGCAGATATTTCAGAATGTACAAATACCATAACCAAGGAATTCGTGAGCAGATTTTAAATCTTGGCCATGATGATGTTAAGAAGGTTTACGCATATTTGGAAAACAATGCCAAAGATGAAAACAAGTTTTACAGATACGATTTCTTTTTTGACAATTGCGCAACAAAGCTAAAAGTCGTATTGGAAGAAGCTATTCCCGACAAAAAGTTCATTTTTCCTCAAGAGAACAATGAATTGACATTCCGCGATCTTATAGACAGTCAACTGGCTTACAACTCATGGGGTGATTTTGGCATAGACATCGCGCTTGGAAGCGTCATTGACACATTAGCTTTACCGGAAAATTACGCTTTCCTACCACTGCATCTTGAAGCGACTATAGCTCAAGCCAGTATTATCGATAATAATCAACCCCAAGCCCTTGTTGCTTCATCAAAAACACTCCTTCCATACAATCAATTCGAAAGAAAAGACGCTTTTTTCAAGCCTATACATTTGACTTTAATCATCTTGATCATTACTTGTTTAGTATTTTACTTCGAAGCAAAAAAAGAAAAATACTTCGCTTGGTATGATCGTATTTTCTTTTCCATCATTGGATTGGTAGGTTTGCTTGTTACCGTTCTTTGGTTTGGCACTGAGCATACAGCGACTTACTGGAATTATAATATTCTTTGGGCAAACCCAACTCATTTGCTAGTCATCCCTATTCTAACCAATAAAAAATTCGCTCGTATAGTTCGCCTGCATTTTATCTTTTGGGGACTTGTAGCCGTAGCTGTATTGGCATTCGGTTGGTTGATGCCTCAAAATTTCCATATTGCTTTCTATCCACTAATATTAGCCATTGCTCTGCGATCTTATCAGATCATATTTCAAAATATCAAGCGCAATGTCAACGAGCAATTGGAAGAGCATTTGAATGAAATGAAAAAATAA
- a CDS encoding sulfite exporter TauE/SafE family protein, with amino-acid sequence MLAKYIILIAGGFIAGIVNTVAGSGSVFSLSALIFFGLPPSVANATNRVGVVFQNLFGLGTYAKQGEFKFKNLDPKLLIASVIGALTGSYNAVKIPDDQLKPVLAGVMIFMLIITLLNPKKLMDRSMSKNSSKGKSLLKYAVFFAVGFYGSFLQVGIGVLLLLSLHAFTDLNFKHANIIKLVFAFIFVIPALAMMSINGLVDWKLGIIMSTGQSIGAYVGANFISKTPSAEKIIKWSLVLVLSLVLLKIIFF; translated from the coding sequence ATGCTAGCTAAATACATAATTTTAATCGCCGGCGGATTTATAGCCGGCATAGTCAATACTGTCGCTGGAAGCGGATCGGTTTTTTCGCTTTCAGCTTTGATATTTTTTGGTTTGCCTCCTTCCGTTGCCAATGCCACCAACAGAGTCGGCGTTGTGTTTCAAAACCTCTTTGGCTTGGGGACTTACGCTAAGCAAGGCGAATTCAAATTCAAAAATTTAGACCCCAAACTTCTTATCGCCTCAGTAATTGGGGCTTTAACCGGTAGCTATAATGCCGTAAAAATACCTGATGATCAACTAAAACCCGTTCTAGCAGGAGTAATGATATTCATGCTCATCATTACTCTCCTCAATCCCAAGAAACTTATGGACAGAAGCATGTCCAAGAATTCATCAAAAGGCAAATCATTGCTAAAATATGCCGTATTCTTCGCTGTCGGTTTTTATGGTTCTTTCTTGCAAGTAGGAATAGGCGTTCTACTTTTATTATCGCTGCATGCATTCACAGATCTTAACTTCAAACACGCCAATATTATAAAGCTTGTTTTTGCCTTCATATTTGTCATTCCCGCTTTGGCAATGATGAGCATAAATGGTCTTGTGGATTGGAAACTAGGAATCATCATGTCAACAGGGCAATCCATAGGTGCTTATGTTGGCGCTAACTTCATATCAAAAACTCCAAGCGCCGAAAAAATAATCAAATGGAGCTTAGTGCTTGTTTTAAGCCTTGTGCTCTTAAAAATCATCTTCTTTTAA
- the sucD gene encoding succinate--CoA ligase subunit alpha, which yields MSVLVNKNSKVIVQGFTGSEGTFHAGQMIDYGTNVVGGVTPGKGGQKHLDKPVFNTVAEAVEQAGADVSVIFVPPAFAADAIMEAADAGIKVVICITEGIPTKDMIAAKEYLQGKDVRLIGPNCPGVITPGEAKVGIMPAFIHNPGRIGIVSRSGTLTYEAVDQITKAGLGQSTCIGIGGDPIIGTTTKEAVQLLMEDPETDAIVMIGEIGGGMEAEAARYVKEFGTKPVVGFIAGQTAPPGRRMGHAGAIIGGSDDTAAAKMAIMRDCGIHVVESPADLGATVVEALKTLEAK from the coding sequence ATGAGCGTATTAGTTAATAAAAACTCTAAAGTTATTGTTCAAGGCTTTACGGGTTCTGAAGGAACTTTCCATGCTGGACAAATGATCGATTACGGTACAAACGTAGTAGGTGGTGTTACTCCAGGAAAAGGTGGACAAAAGCATTTGGATAAGCCAGTATTCAACACAGTAGCTGAAGCTGTGGAGCAAGCTGGTGCTGATGTGTCTGTGATTTTCGTTCCGCCTGCATTTGCTGCGGATGCAATCATGGAAGCTGCTGACGCGGGAATTAAAGTGGTTATTTGCATCACTGAGGGAATCCCAACAAAAGATATGATCGCTGCTAAAGAGTATCTTCAAGGCAAGGATGTTCGTCTTATTGGTCCGAACTGTCCAGGTGTGATTACTCCAGGTGAAGCAAAAGTAGGTATCATGCCGGCTTTCATTCACAACCCAGGTCGTATTGGTATCGTTTCTCGTTCTGGAACATTGACTTACGAAGCTGTGGATCAAATCACTAAAGCTGGTCTTGGCCAGTCTACTTGTATCGGTATCGGAGGAGATCCAATCATTGGAACGACAACTAAAGAAGCTGTTCAACTTTTGATGGAAGATCCTGAAACTGACGCTATCGTGATGATCGGTGAGATTGGTGGCGGAATGGAAGCTGAAGCTGCAAGATATGTTAAGGAATTCGGTACTAAGCCTGTTGTAGGTTTTATCGCTGGACAAACAGCGCCTCCGGGACGTCGTATGGGACATGCTGGTGCTATCATTGGTGGTTCTGATGACACTGCAGCTGCTAAGATGGCGATCATGAGAGATTGCGGCATTCACGTGGTTGAATCTCCTGCTGACTTGGGCGCAACAGTTGTTGAAGCTTTGAAAACACTTGAGGCTAAATAA
- a CDS encoding cytochrome b5 domain-containing protein, which translates to MKKYTKSQLALRNGQDKPEIWCAYQSIIYDVTNSRLWKNGKHYEHWAGQDLTEELKDAPHTEKVFEKFEKVGMLSS; encoded by the coding sequence ATGAAAAAATATACGAAAAGCCAACTCGCACTAAGAAATGGTCAAGATAAACCAGAAATATGGTGCGCATATCAATCAATAATCTATGATGTTACCAATTCAAGACTATGGAAAAATGGCAAACACTATGAGCATTGGGCAGGGCAAGACTTGACAGAGGAATTAAAAGACGCTCCACATACTGAAAAAGTTTTCGAAAAATTCGAAAAAGTAGGCATGCTTTCCTCCTGA
- the recO gene encoding DNA repair protein RecO — MVHHTKGIVLNFVKFKETSIIVKLFTEKFGTQSYIVNGVRSSKAKGKMAMFQPFTLLDMQVYHKPNADINRISELHIGKPFFSIPYDVHKSAITIFLTEFCAKVLFHEESNPPLYNYLEASMELFDNLETGKDNFHLQFMVKLSSRLGIAFETAEEFSRLVESHFPVLVSQEEKEALKSFLDMELGGECRISNGIRSSLFDLLLKYYQYHYDNISNLKSIHVLKEVFH, encoded by the coding sequence ATGGTGCATCATACGAAAGGGATTGTTCTTAACTTTGTCAAATTCAAGGAAACGTCGATAATCGTGAAGTTGTTCACTGAAAAGTTTGGAACACAATCCTATATCGTCAATGGAGTGAGATCTTCCAAAGCTAAAGGCAAAATGGCAATGTTTCAGCCATTTACATTGCTGGATATGCAAGTTTATCACAAACCCAATGCGGATATCAATAGAATCTCCGAACTGCATATAGGCAAGCCATTTTTCTCGATTCCTTATGATGTCCATAAAAGCGCGATTACGATCTTTTTGACAGAGTTTTGCGCTAAAGTGCTCTTTCACGAAGAGAGCAATCCTCCGCTATATAATTATTTGGAAGCGAGCATGGAACTGTTCGATAACTTGGAAACAGGCAAAGACAATTTTCATTTGCAGTTTATGGTGAAATTGTCTAGCCGGTTAGGCATTGCTTTTGAAACGGCTGAGGAATTCTCAAGATTGGTAGAAAGCCATTTCCCTGTTCTGGTTTCGCAAGAAGAGAAAGAAGCTTTGAAATCGTTTCTTGACATGGAGCTGGGAGGGGAATGCCGAATTAGCAACGGCATCCGAAGTTCACTGTTCGATTTGTTATTGAAGTATTATCAATATCATTACGATAATATTTCCAATTTGAAATCAATACATGTGCTGAAAGAAGTGTTTCATTAG
- a CDS encoding T9SS type A sorting domain-containing protein — MMIKKSWQAAILFVFGFVFGMNEALWAQEGEIPAGAWRTHFSYHEAKRIALTPEDVYCASQNGLFRIGKEDLYLQKIGKNEGLSDAGISALAYDSHSEFLLIAYANGNIDLIRDNRITNMPDLMNSTLFDSKKIHHVIFDQGIAYLSADFGIVVIDCEQGLLKDTYTNLSDQGDLLRVNSLQIWNGILYAATEDGVIAGEISDNVNLKDFESWSRLGEDHISLRGVQRHMAFHQNKIYVASVNHLSSFDGNQSEIVYTTVDAEISSLISNDGKLTMIEEDKAWEVSDNGQLQAFNDELVQSPNELWFEGNVFWVADDLNGLVTNVEGKSKHYYPSGPLVDNVTGFGYHENKIYIVNGEIFQDVPKGNKPNLSMFSKGEWMNYNQENIPSFESDYITDLTDVLYSTTMNTEVLASFSNGVLFFDKENLSYDLINAGTNGALFQTDSYGNTNISCIEEDYAGRLWAVNYGNDQTLHLYDPYESAWQAFSTNNSLGKYAVDLKMSFNGDKWLQISRQKGGGIIVFNEEEARSIYLSGATVPDMPTNGINKLVIDREGIPWIVSSNGIGYFPNYYSALDGGVFYERPIHEGKYLFNNELVNTIAIDGGNRKWVGKNDGLWLFNDNADALIQKFTTDNSPLLSNIVLNLEMNHETGEMFVYTSAGLVSVRTDATRGSKSQASRLKIYPNPVETSSFAGPVTISNLVEDATVKIATASGKLVFEGEANGGTIQWDLTDDSGNKVVSGVYVVYVSDFEGKETTVDKLIVIN; from the coding sequence ATGATGATCAAAAAAAGTTGGCAAGCAGCGATACTATTTGTTTTCGGTTTTGTATTTGGAATGAATGAAGCACTTTGGGCTCAAGAAGGTGAAATACCGGCTGGAGCTTGGAGAACTCACTTTTCATATCATGAAGCCAAAAGAATTGCTCTTACTCCCGAGGATGTGTATTGCGCGTCTCAGAATGGATTATTCAGAATCGGCAAAGAAGATCTTTATCTTCAAAAGATAGGAAAAAATGAAGGCCTCTCTGATGCCGGAATATCAGCTTTGGCTTATGATAGTCATTCTGAATTTTTGTTGATTGCCTATGCCAATGGGAATATTGATTTGATTCGTGATAATAGAATCACGAATATGCCGGATTTGATGAATTCGACTCTATTTGATTCAAAGAAGATTCACCATGTGATTTTTGATCAAGGCATCGCATATCTGTCAGCGGATTTCGGCATAGTAGTCATTGATTGTGAACAAGGTTTGTTGAAAGACACTTACACAAACTTGTCAGATCAAGGTGATTTATTAAGAGTTAATTCACTTCAAATTTGGAATGGAATATTGTATGCCGCGACTGAGGATGGGGTGATTGCCGGAGAAATCTCAGATAACGTTAACTTGAAAGATTTTGAAAGTTGGAGCAGGCTAGGTGAAGACCATATCTCGTTGAGAGGAGTTCAAAGGCATATGGCTTTTCACCAAAATAAGATTTATGTTGCAAGTGTTAATCACTTGAGCTCTTTTGATGGAAATCAATCAGAAATAGTTTACACAACAGTAGATGCTGAAATTTCATCATTGATATCCAATGATGGGAAGCTGACAATGATCGAAGAAGACAAGGCTTGGGAAGTAAGCGATAATGGCCAATTACAAGCTTTTAACGATGAATTGGTACAGTCGCCTAATGAGTTGTGGTTTGAAGGAAATGTTTTTTGGGTTGCTGATGATCTAAATGGTCTAGTGACAAATGTGGAAGGGAAATCCAAACATTATTACCCATCAGGCCCGCTTGTGGATAATGTGACAGGGTTTGGCTATCATGAGAATAAAATTTATATAGTGAATGGCGAAATTTTCCAAGATGTGCCCAAAGGCAACAAGCCGAATCTATCGATGTTTTCAAAAGGAGAATGGATGAATTACAATCAAGAGAATATTCCTTCCTTTGAGAGTGATTATATAACAGATTTGACAGATGTGTTATATAGCACGACAATGAATACAGAGGTTTTGGCTTCGTTTAGCAATGGAGTATTGTTTTTTGATAAGGAAAATCTTTCATATGATTTGATTAATGCTGGAACAAATGGAGCTTTATTTCAAACGGACTCTTATGGAAATACTAATATATCGTGTATTGAAGAGGATTATGCTGGTAGATTGTGGGCTGTGAATTATGGCAATGATCAAACATTGCATTTATATGATCCTTATGAGTCTGCTTGGCAGGCATTCTCCACAAATAATTCTTTGGGTAAATATGCTGTTGATTTAAAAATGTCCTTTAATGGAGATAAATGGCTTCAGATTTCAAGACAGAAAGGTGGAGGAATTATCGTGTTTAATGAGGAAGAAGCAAGATCGATTTATTTAAGCGGTGCTACAGTGCCTGATATGCCGACAAATGGCATCAATAAATTAGTGATTGACAGGGAAGGAATTCCTTGGATTGTAAGCAGCAATGGAATTGGCTATTTCCCGAATTATTATTCTGCTTTGGATGGGGGTGTTTTTTATGAACGGCCAATTCATGAAGGGAAATATTTATTTAATAATGAGCTAGTTAATACAATTGCTATTGATGGAGGAAATCGAAAGTGGGTTGGCAAGAATGATGGCTTATGGCTTTTTAATGATAATGCGGATGCGTTGATTCAGAAATTTACAACGGATAATTCTCCTTTGCTTTCAAATATTGTGTTGAATTTGGAGATGAACCATGAGACGGGGGAGATGTTTGTTTACACAAGCGCTGGCTTGGTGTCAGTGAGAACGGATGCAACCAGAGGGTCCAAAAGCCAAGCTTCGAGATTGAAGATTTATCCCAACCCAGTGGAGACTAGTTCATTTGCGGGTCCTGTGACTATATCTAATTTGGTGGAGGACGCCACTGTCAAGATTGCCACTGCTTCAGGCAAGTTGGTGTTTGAGGGCGAGGCTAATGGAGGCACGATTCAGTGGGATTTGACCGATGATAGTGGAAACAAAGTCGTTTCAGGAGTTTATGTAGTTTATGTGTCCGATTTTGAAGGCAAGGAAACGACAGTAGATAAGCTTATCGTAATCAATTAA
- a CDS encoding thymidine kinase, giving the protein MFIEPNLNGATEEKKPINGWIEVICGSMFSGKTEELIRRLKRAKLAKQHVEIFKPGIDKRYHEENIVSHNNNAIRSTPVDFAGDILLLALDSDVVGIDEAQFFDDGIVDVVEKLARSGKRVILAGLDMDFKGRPFGPMPQLMAMAEFVTKVHAVCMQCGGVANFSYRSVASDEKVLLGETDSYEARCRTCFNDGMKSKEKKE; this is encoded by the coding sequence ATGTTTATAGAACCGAATCTCAATGGCGCTACAGAGGAGAAAAAGCCTATAAATGGTTGGATAGAAGTGATTTGCGGGTCGATGTTTTCAGGTAAGACAGAAGAGTTGATCAGAAGATTGAAGAGGGCGAAGTTGGCGAAACAGCATGTGGAGATTTTCAAGCCGGGTATTGATAAAAGATATCATGAGGAAAATATCGTTTCGCACAATAATAATGCGATTCGTTCCACCCCAGTGGATTTCGCGGGTGATATATTATTGTTGGCTTTGGATAGCGACGTAGTAGGCATAGACGAAGCTCAATTTTTTGACGACGGTATTGTGGATGTTGTTGAGAAGTTGGCTCGAAGTGGCAAAAGAGTGATTTTGGCCGGCTTGGATATGGACTTCAAGGGAAGACCCTTTGGACCAATGCCTCAATTGATGGCTATGGCGGAATTTGTGACTAAGGTTCACGCGGTTTGCATGCAATGCGGAGGGGTAGCGAACTTTTCATATAGATCTGTGGCATCAGATGAAAAAGTGTTGTTGGGTGAGACTGATTCTTATGAAGCTAGGTGCAGAACATGTTTTAATGATGGAATGAAATCAAAAGAGAAAAAGGAATAA
- a CDS encoding 2Fe-2S iron-sulfur cluster-binding protein, whose protein sequence is MSQIVIQNLKKRKINTNRKDMKILRIIHENFIDWLHSCGGKGKCTSCKMNVLEGKELLNPPTDFEIKCLSRGLLIDSQRLACSCHFENDGNLVISVPRDTQMKHLVYEE, encoded by the coding sequence ATGTCGCAAATCGTTATCCAAAATCTGAAAAAACGTAAAATTAATACGAACCGAAAAGATATGAAAATTTTGAGGATTATTCATGAAAATTTTATTGATTGGTTGCATTCATGTGGAGGAAAGGGTAAATGCACTAGTTGCAAAATGAATGTTTTGGAAGGAAAAGAGCTTTTGAATCCCCCTACGGATTTTGAAATAAAATGCTTGAGCAGGGGCTTGCTGATTGATTCCCAGCGATTGGCCTGCTCATGCCATTTTGAAAATGATGGTAATCTAGTGATATCCGTGCCGAGAGATACTCAAATGAAACATTTAGTTTACGAGGAATGA
- a CDS encoding thiamine-binding protein, giving the protein MSAIMNFAIIPMDKGDHIGEYVSKVVDHIKKSGHDYQFTPMGTIVEADTVAEVLKVVEDAYQILDPISDRVYCVVNLDYKKHKSSLIKSKTQSVENRIGEVKK; this is encoded by the coding sequence ATGAGTGCTATAATGAATTTTGCCATCATCCCGATGGATAAAGGAGACCATATAGGCGAATATGTAAGCAAGGTGGTTGACCATATCAAAAAGTCAGGACACGATTATCAGTTTACTCCCATGGGAACCATAGTGGAGGCTGATACAGTGGCCGAAGTGCTGAAAGTAGTCGAAGACGCGTATCAAATTCTCGATCCGATTTCCGATCGTGTTTATTGCGTGGTTAATTTAGATTATAAAAAACATAAAAGCTCTCTGATAAAGTCGAAAACCCAATCTGTGGAGAATCGGATAGGCGAAGTGAAAAAGTAG
- the pruA gene encoding L-glutamate gamma-semialdehyde dehydrogenase: MPKGVYNVPVAKNEPVLSYAPGSPERIRLQDTLAEMRATQVEVPMYIGGDEVTTGNLKPMVCPHDHQHILGHFHEGDASHVEDAINAALGAKRMWEDLAWEHRAAIFLKAADLIAGPYRAKINAATMLAQSKNAFQAEIDAACEFADFLRFNVQYMVDIYKQQPESAPGIWNKVEQRPLEGFIFALTPFNFTAIAGNLPASCAMMGNTIVWKASNTQIYSAKVLMDVFKEAGVPDGVINLVHGSGPVIGDVVFNHPDFAGIHFTGSTGVFQHIWKTIGENIQKYKSYPRVVGETGGKDFIAVHESANPIQVATAITRGAFEYQGQKCSAASRAYIPKSMWSEVEAKVKEDLASIKMGPVEDFTNFVNAVIDERSFDKIAGYIDRAKASDKCTIIAGGNYDKSVGYFVEPTVILTEDPMYETMQEEIFGPVITIYTYEGSRYEEMLELVDSTSPYALTGAIFSQDRYALEFGVRKLRNAAGNFYINDKPTGAVVGQQPFGGARASGTNDKAGSALNLQRWVSPRLIKETFVSPTDYRYPFLGEDK, translated from the coding sequence ATGCCTAAAGGAGTATATAACGTTCCTGTTGCTAAGAACGAGCCGGTTTTGAGCTATGCGCCAGGTTCACCAGAGAGAATAAGACTTCAGGATACACTTGCTGAGATGAGAGCTACTCAAGTAGAAGTTCCTATGTATATTGGTGGTGATGAAGTGACAACTGGTAACCTTAAGCCAATGGTTTGTCCTCACGATCATCAGCACATCTTAGGTCATTTTCACGAGGGAGACGCTTCTCACGTAGAAGATGCGATCAATGCAGCTTTGGGTGCGAAGAGAATGTGGGAAGATCTAGCTTGGGAACACAGAGCAGCTATCTTCTTGAAAGCGGCTGATTTGATCGCTGGTCCTTACAGAGCGAAGATCAACGCGGCTACTATGTTAGCTCAATCTAAGAATGCTTTCCAAGCAGAGATTGATGCGGCATGTGAGTTTGCTGATTTCTTGAGATTCAACGTTCAGTATATGGTTGATATCTACAAGCAACAGCCGGAATCAGCTCCTGGTATCTGGAATAAAGTTGAGCAAAGACCATTAGAAGGATTTATCTTCGCTTTGACTCCGTTCAACTTCACAGCTATCGCTGGTAACCTTCCTGCAAGTTGCGCGATGATGGGGAACACTATCGTTTGGAAAGCATCTAATACTCAGATTTATTCTGCTAAAGTATTGATGGATGTATTCAAAGAAGCTGGTGTTCCTGACGGTGTGATCAACTTGGTTCATGGTTCTGGTCCAGTTATCGGTGATGTGGTTTTCAATCATCCTGATTTCGCTGGTATCCACTTTACAGGTAGTACTGGTGTATTCCAGCATATCTGGAAAACAATCGGAGAGAATATCCAAAAGTACAAGTCATACCCAAGAGTAGTTGGTGAGACTGGTGGTAAGGATTTTATCGCTGTTCACGAGTCAGCTAACCCAATTCAAGTAGCAACAGCTATCACAAGAGGTGCTTTCGAATACCAAGGACAAAAATGTTCTGCGGCTTCTAGAGCTTATATTCCTAAGTCAATGTGGTCGGAAGTAGAGGCTAAGGTGAAGGAAGATTTGGCTTCTATCAAAATGGGTCCAGTAGAAGATTTCACTAACTTTGTGAACGCTGTTATCGACGAGAGATCATTTGATAAGATCGCTGGTTACATAGACAGAGCTAAGGCAAGCGACAAGTGTACTATCATCGCTGGTGGTAACTATGATAAATCGGTTGGTTATTTCGTAGAGCCTACAGTAATCTTGACTGAGGATCCAATGTATGAAACAATGCAAGAGGAAATCTTCGGCCCAGTGATTACTATTTACACTTACGAAGGCAGCAGATACGAAGAAATGCTAGAGCTAGTTGACAGCACTTCTCCATACGCTTTAACAGGTGCGATCTTCTCTCAAGATAGATACGCTTTGGAATTCGGCGTGAGAAAGCTAAGAAACGCTGCAGGTAACTTCTATATCAATGACAAGCCAACAGGCGCGGTAGTAGGACAACAGCCATTCGGTGGAGCTAGAGCTTCTGGTACTAACGATAAAGCTGGTTCAGCGCTTAACTTGCAAAGATGGGTGTCTCCAAGATTGATTAAAGAAACTTTTGTTTCTCCAACAGATTACAGATATCCATTCTTAGGCGAGGATAAATAA
- a CDS encoding nucleotide pyrophosphohydrolase yields MTIEEAQKKVDHWIKTVGVRYFSELTNMAVLTEEVGELARIMARKYGDQSFKKSDEKYDMADEMADVLWVLMCLANQTGVDLTEALERNFDKKNIRDKDRHRNNEKLKSESKQ; encoded by the coding sequence ATGACTATCGAAGAAGCTCAAAAAAAAGTCGACCATTGGATCAAGACTGTAGGCGTAAGGTACTTTAGCGAACTTACGAATATGGCGGTTTTGACAGAGGAAGTCGGGGAACTAGCCAGAATCATGGCAAGAAAATATGGCGACCAGTCATTTAAAAAGTCGGATGAAAAGTATGACATGGCTGATGAGATGGCTGATGTATTGTGGGTTTTGATGTGTTTGGCCAACCAAACAGGAGTAGATCTTACTGAAGCTTTGGAAAGAAACTTTGACAAGAAAAATATTAGAGATAAGGATCGCCATCGCAACAATGAGAAATTGAAGTCAGAATCCAAGCAATAA
- a CDS encoding iron-sulfur cluster assembly accessory protein: protein MFVPIKISEVAIREIKQLLQSKKVPEGYGLRVGVKGGGCSGMSFMLGFDKEKEGDDSFTVEGISVFVEKRHAMYLIGKEIDFHESNEARGFYFKDEKTGEEVK, encoded by the coding sequence ATGTTTGTACCGATCAAAATCAGCGAAGTAGCTATTAGGGAAATTAAGCAATTATTGCAAAGCAAGAAAGTGCCGGAGGGCTATGGACTTCGAGTAGGAGTGAAAGGCGGAGGCTGTTCGGGAATGTCCTTCATGTTGGGTTTTGACAAGGAAAAAGAAGGAGATGACAGTTTTACGGTTGAGGGAATTAGCGTATTTGTAGAGAAAAGGCACGCGATGTATTTGATAGGAAAAGAAATAGATTTTCACGAAAGCAATGAAGCGCGCGGTTTTTATTTCAAAGATGAGAAAACAGGCGAAGAAGTAAAATAA
- a CDS encoding YkvA family protein, giving the protein MGKKFTFDKAEKKAKGVINNPKKLNNLIQSALAKLANKKDREKFINEAKTMLMMLKAYAKGDYRQVPWRSITLITAALIYFVAPLDAIPDFVPVVGFMDDATILLAVYKSLHVDIANFKNWITKDSVEDLDIEEDHSS; this is encoded by the coding sequence ATGGGGAAAAAATTCACATTTGACAAAGCCGAAAAAAAAGCCAAAGGTGTAATCAACAATCCTAAAAAGCTCAATAACCTGATTCAAAGCGCGCTTGCGAAACTTGCGAATAAAAAAGACCGCGAGAAATTCATCAATGAAGCGAAGACCATGCTTATGATGCTTAAAGCCTATGCAAAAGGTGATTACAGACAGGTTCCTTGGAGATCCATAACATTGATTACCGCCGCTTTGATTTATTTTGTCGCGCCTCTGGACGCTATACCTGATTTCGTACCTGTCGTTGGATTTATGGATGATGCAACCATATTATTAGCAGTTTACAAATCTTTGCATGTTGATATTGCTAATTTCAAAAACTGGATAACCAAAGATTCCGTAGAAGATTTAGATATTGAGGAAGATCACTCCTCATAA